Proteins encoded in a region of the Solanum dulcamara chromosome 9, daSolDulc1.2, whole genome shotgun sequence genome:
- the LOC129903201 gene encoding calcium-dependent protein kinase 8-like: MGNCCGTPGNSSEDKKNKKKNKKKNKPNPFALDYGATQASEGDGNKLVVLKDPTGHNIQEKYDLGRELGRGEFGVTYLCTDIDTGEKYACKSISKKKLRTAVDIDDVRREVEIMKHLPKHPNIVSLKETYEDDNAVHIVMELCEGGELFDRIVARGHYTERAAAVIMKTIVEVVQMCHMHGVMHRDLKPENFLFGNKKETALLKAIDFGLSVFFKPGERFNEIVGSPYYMAPEVLKRNYGPEVDVWSAGVILYILLCGVPPFWAETEQGVAQAIIRSVVDFKRDPWPKVSDNAKDLVKKMLDPDPTRRLTAQQVLEHTWLQNIKKAPNVSLGETVKARFKQFSVMNKLKKRALTIVAEFLSAEEVAGMKEAFDMMDTGKKGKINLGELKIGLQKLGHQIPDADLQILMEAADVDGDGSLNYGEFVAVSVHLRKMANDEHLHKAFSVFDRNQSGYIEIEELRSALSDEDGGNSEEVINAIMHDVDTDKDGRISYEEFAAMMKAGTDWRKASRQYSRERFNSLSLKLMRDGSIQVGKEEGR; this comes from the exons ATGGGAAATTGCTGTGGGACACCTGGTAATTCTTCTGAGGataagaagaacaagaagaagaacaagaagaagaacaaaCCAAACCCTTTTGCTCTTGATTATGGTGCAACTCAAGCATCTGAAGGTGATGGAAACAAGCTTGTTGTGTTGAAAGATCCAACAGGACACAATATTCAAGAAAAATATGATCTTGGTCGTGAGTTAGGAAGAGGAGAATTTGGGGTTACATATTTATGTACTGATATTGACACAGGGGAAAAATATGCCTGCAAATCGATATCGAAGAAGAAACTTAGGACTGCTGTAGATATTGATGATGTTAGGCGAGAAGTTGAGATCATGAAGCACTTGCCTAAACATCCTAATATTGTGAGCTTGAAGGAGACTTATGAGGATGATAATGCAGTGCATATTGTGATGGAACTTTGTGAGGGGGGTGAGTTGTTTGATAGGATTGTTGCTAGGGGACACTATACGGAGAGAGCAGCCGCGGTTATTATGAAGACTATAGTAGAAGTTGTTCAG ATGTGTCATATGCACGGAGTTATGCATCGTGATCTCAAACCTGAGAACTTTCTCTTTGGTAACAAAAAAGAAACGGCTCTTCTGAAGGCTATTGACTTTGGATTGTCAGTGTTCTTTAAACCCG GGGAACGCTTTAATGAGATAGTGGGAAGTCCTTATTACATGGCTCCAGAGGTCCTAAAACGTAATTATGGCCCGGAGGTTGATGTCTGGAGTGCTGGAGTTATCCTTTATATTCTTCTTTGTGGTGTTCCACCTTTCTGGGCAG AGACTGAACAAGGAGTAGCCCAAGCAATTATCCGCTCCGTGGTTGATTTCAAGAGAGATCCATGGCCTAAGGTTTCTGATAATGCAAAGGATCTTGTAAAGAAGATGCTTGATCCAGATCCAACTCGACGACTCACAGCTCAGCAGGTTCTTG AGCATACCTGgttacaaaatataaagaaagcACCAAATGTCTCATTGGGTGAGACTGTGAAAGCAAGATTTAAACAATTTTCAGTAATGAACAAGCTCAAGAAAAGAGCTCTAACG ATTGTGGCCGAGTTTTTATCAGCAGAAGAAGTGGCTGGAATGAAGGAAGCATTTGACATGATGGATACAGGAAAGAAAGGCAAAATTAACCTTGGAGAACTTAAAATTGGTCTGCAAAAGCTGGGCCATCAGATCCCTGATGCTGATCTTCAGATTCTTATGGAAGCT GCTGATGTTGATGGTGATGGAAGCTTAAATTACGGTGAGTTTGTCGCTGTATCTGTTCATCTTAGAAAGATGGCAAATGATGAGCACCTGCACAAAGCATTTTCAGTTTTCGACAGAAATCAGAGTGGTTACATCGAAATTGAGGAGCTGCGCAGTGCCTTGAGTGATGAGGATGGTGGCAACAGTGAGGAAGTCATCAATGCCATTATGCATGATGTTGACACTGACAAG GATGGTCGCATTAGTTATGAGGAATTTGCTGCGATGATGAAGGCTGGTACGGATTGGAGAAAAGCATCGAGACAGTATTCTCGTGAACGATTCAACAGTCTCAGCTTAAAATTGATGAGGGATGGCTCAATACAAGTCGGAAAGGAGGAGGGTAGATGA
- the LOC129904488 gene encoding uncharacterized protein LOC129904488 yields MLHFHHCLSLHTNVLNNPSIFFFLTHPNISVSRRWNLFNKNKRRRRRRNFPLVKGVEKDSEFEIDPDKAREALRKLDEQLQTLSQKQIDPPKIRATDVTRASSQVTEDTSDPEGSFLTSLAFGLLLFTIFYNILFTTVIKPAVDGPETVSEIDLYASNS; encoded by the exons ATGCTGCATTTTCACCATTGTCTCTCACTGCACACGAACGTTTTGAATAATCCTtctatcttcttcttcctcaccCATCCAAATATCTCTGTTTCAAGAAGATGGAATTTATTCAACAagaacaaaagaagaagaagaagaagaaactttCCTTTGGTTAAAGGTGTGGAAAAAGATTCTGAATTTGAAATTGACCCAGATAAAGCTCGTGAAgctttgagaaagcttgatgaacagcTTCAGACCCTTTCTCAGAAACAAATTGACCCTCCAAAGATTAGGG CTACCGATGTGACCCGTGCTAGCAGCCAAGTGACAGAAGACACTAGTGATCCCGAAGGATCCTTTTTGACTTCCTTAGCCTTCGGTCTCTTACTCTTCACTATTTTCTACAATATACTCTTCACTACTGTAATCAAACCAGCAGTTGATGGACCAGAAACAGTTTCAGAAATAGACTTATATGCTTCAAACTCTTGA